The following coding sequences lie in one Arachis stenosperma cultivar V10309 chromosome 5, arast.V10309.gnm1.PFL2, whole genome shotgun sequence genomic window:
- the LOC130980425 gene encoding uncharacterized protein LOC130980425 yields the protein MVAKSVKVIAQADLIKYMLSFPMLRGRLGKWMLTLTEFDLQYIPAKAVKGQVIADFLVDNSKDLNDQRVNVIDIEVDYWKLYFDGSKHKDGARVGILIILPEGILSEFLFELKYPYSNNVAEYETLILGLEILISKRALEVQILGDSQLVLKHLLKDFKYNNEKLQKYLTTAWEFLTSFRKVSLVHIPRIHNEIANKLAQITSRYRIGPETLKKLASIHQILVPVNEREALCIDKWKNDYWRKPIAEYLKNLSTSVERKINLQAMSFVIMADELYKKGIDGSLLRCLGQDDQIIALGKVQKEICGAHRAGKKMKWVLYRNHVYWPSMIKDSINYAKACQECQKHGPIQ from the coding sequence ATGGTGGCTAAATCGGTGAAAGTTATAGCACAAGCTGATCTCATCAAATATATGTTAAGTTTCCCAATGTTACGAGGACGTTTAGGAAAATGGATGCTAACTTTGACAGAGTTTGATTTACAATATATCCCGGCCAAAGCTGTGAAAGGTCAGGTCATTGCAGATTTTCTTGTAGATAATTCGAAAGATCTGAATGACCAGAGGGTAAATGTAATCGACATTGAAGTCGATTATTGGAAGTTATATTTTGATGGATCGAAGCATAAAGATGGTGCAAGGGTTGGAATTCTTATTATCTTACCAGAGGGAATTCTATCAGAATTcttgtttgaattaaaatatcCTTACTCGAATAATGTGGCAGAGTACGAAACTTTGATTTTGGGTCTCGAAATATTAATTAGTAAAAGGGCTTTGGAAGTTCAAATACTAGGGGATTCTCAGTTGGTTTTAAAGCATTTATTGAAGGACTTTAAATACAATAATGAGAAGTTGCAAAAGTATTTAACAACTGCTTGGGAGTTTTTAACCTCCTTTCGAAAAGTTTCTTTGGTTCACATCCCCAGAATCCATAATGAAATTGCTAATAAATTAGCCCAAATTACTTCGAGATATAGAATCGGTCCAGAAACTCTTAAAAAATTGGCTAGTATCCATCAAATATTAGTGCCTGTGAATGAAAGAGAGGCTTTATGCATAGATAAATGGAAAAATGATTATTGGAGAAAGCCTATTGCTGAGTATTTAAAAAATCTCAGCACCTCAGTTGAAAGAAAGATAAACTTGCAGGCGATGAGTTTTGTTATAATGGCTGATGAATTGTATAAGAAAGGAATTGATGGAAGTTTATTGAGATGTTTAGGTCAAGATGATCAAATTATTGCTTTGGGCAAAGTCCAGAAAGAGATATGTGGTGCCCATCGGGCTGGGAAGAAGATGAAATGGGTTTTATATCGCAATCACGTGTATTGGCCGTCTATGATAAAAGATAGTATCAATTATGCAAAGGCATGTCaggaatgccagaaacatggtCCGATACAGTAG